One genomic window of Candidatus Nitrospira inopinata includes the following:
- a CDS encoding DnaJ C-terminal domain-containing protein — MGSTTRDYYRILGLSRTASPDDIKKAFRRLARQYHPDLHAGAAKSEMEKKFKELNEAYEVLSDPEKRKQYDQRSSSTAWSRSETHTKSRAKSDDFGFTSRQTQTGFGGGGFADFFENLFGEQRESPSSPGFNEQGEDVETTVEVSLRDVYWGVTKRVSLLEPVSCATCGGSGSLRGRICHSCFGTGARAESRVIEVKIPAGIQDGTKMRVAGKGRPGGDGGKRGDLYLHVKIKPGKVFHREGNDLHAMLPVWPWEAALGAEVTVPTLTQPVRVKIPAGSAAESKLRLKGKGLPTASGGQGDLLLTLQIIMPPVISEEARTLYQQLARQSHPDPRSEIIAKSQHD, encoded by the coding sequence ATGGGCTCTACGACGCGCGATTATTACCGGATTTTGGGGCTTTCGCGAACCGCCTCCCCTGACGACATTAAGAAGGCCTTTCGCCGTTTGGCCAGACAGTATCATCCCGACCTTCATGCCGGCGCCGCAAAATCTGAAATGGAAAAAAAGTTTAAGGAGCTGAACGAAGCCTACGAAGTGTTATCCGACCCCGAAAAACGAAAACAGTATGATCAACGCAGCTCGTCAACCGCATGGAGTCGGTCGGAGACGCACACGAAAAGTAGGGCAAAGTCCGACGATTTCGGCTTTACGAGCCGTCAAACCCAGACCGGGTTCGGCGGCGGTGGTTTTGCAGATTTCTTTGAAAACTTATTCGGCGAGCAACGAGAATCCCCTTCTTCCCCAGGGTTCAACGAGCAAGGAGAAGACGTTGAAACCACCGTCGAGGTATCGCTCAGGGACGTCTATTGGGGCGTCACGAAACGAGTCTCGCTGCTGGAACCGGTTTCTTGCGCCACGTGCGGCGGAAGTGGTTCGTTGCGTGGGCGAATCTGCCACTCCTGCTTTGGAACCGGTGCCCGCGCGGAGTCGAGAGTGATCGAGGTCAAAATTCCGGCCGGTATCCAAGACGGCACGAAGATGCGCGTCGCCGGAAAAGGCCGGCCCGGAGGAGACGGCGGAAAACGCGGGGATCTCTATCTTCACGTCAAAATCAAACCGGGGAAAGTTTTCCATCGAGAGGGCAACGACCTCCACGCCATGCTCCCCGTTTGGCCCTGGGAAGCCGCCTTGGGAGCCGAGGTCACGGTCCCGACCCTCACGCAGCCCGTGCGCGTGAAAATCCCGGCCGGCAGCGCCGCGGAAAGCAAATTGCGACTCAAAGGGAAAGGACTGCCGACGGCGTCCGGCGGTCAGGGCGATTTGCTTTTGACTCTGCAGATCATCATGCCGCCTGTCATATCGGAAGAGGCGCGAACGCTCTACCAGCAACTCGCCCGACAGAGTCACCCCGACCCTCGATCTGAGATCATCGCCAAATCACAACACGATTAG
- a CDS encoding ATP-binding protein has translation MNCVKCRSTAVIKIPRHHAAFCGLCFIGFTHDQVNRAIKSQAMFAKSDRILVAVSGGKDSLALWHILLTIGYHADALYVHLGISGYSDRSQEKVQRFADIVARPRGATLHIHKVEKEEGAGIRELAELVHRPPCSTCGTLKRYQFNRLALEHGYDVMATGHNLDDEAARLLGNVLHWQTDYLDKQGPVLPASMEGFAKKVKPLYRLTERELAAYCILNKIEYIVDECPMAQGARTLLYKDMLNRLETESPGTKQSFYWGFLEQQRRNTPGRQTMTENDRALLHPCSACGQPTTAALCAYCKLMAKAKQATSH, from the coding sequence ATGAATTGCGTGAAATGCCGAAGCACCGCCGTCATTAAAATACCCCGACATCATGCCGCATTCTGCGGGTTGTGTTTCATCGGCTTCACGCACGATCAGGTCAATCGCGCGATCAAGTCGCAGGCGATGTTTGCCAAAAGCGACCGTATTCTTGTCGCCGTCTCAGGCGGCAAAGACAGCCTGGCCCTTTGGCATATCCTGCTCACGATCGGATATCACGCGGACGCCTTATACGTTCATCTTGGCATTTCGGGCTATTCCGACCGTTCACAGGAGAAAGTGCAACGTTTCGCGGACATTGTCGCCCGTCCACGGGGAGCAACGCTGCACATTCACAAGGTTGAAAAAGAAGAAGGCGCCGGGATTCGGGAATTGGCCGAGTTGGTTCATCGTCCGCCCTGTTCGACCTGTGGAACGCTGAAGCGCTATCAATTCAATCGTCTGGCGCTCGAGCATGGATACGACGTCATGGCGACCGGGCACAACCTCGACGACGAAGCCGCGCGCCTGCTGGGCAACGTCCTGCATTGGCAAACCGACTATCTGGACAAACAAGGACCGGTCCTTCCCGCCTCCATGGAAGGATTCGCCAAAAAAGTGAAGCCCCTGTATCGATTGACCGAGCGCGAATTGGCCGCCTATTGCATCCTCAACAAGATCGAGTACATTGTCGATGAGTGCCCCATGGCGCAAGGAGCCAGAACGCTTCTGTATAAGGACATGTTGAATCGGTTGGAGACCGAGTCGCCGGGCACCAAGCAATCGTTCTATTGGGGGTTTCTGGAGCAGCAGCGCCGGAACACCCCCGGCAGGCAAACCATGACGGAAAATGACCGGGCTCTTCTTCATCCCTGCTCGGCGTGCGGTCAACCGACGACGGCCGCGCTCTGCGCCTATTGCAAGTTGATGGCAAAGGCCAAACAGGCGACGTCGCACTGA
- a CDS encoding TrkA C-terminal domain-containing protein: protein MTFEIIDRIRKELFITGSALYEIVLAVSERVNRKIQIIRLHWQASTFLERIDGIAMETGRQLADHLTRSRFTNGEHSVLAAMDAILTRSMTQVHGLKQALLQIDTRIRDLKLEAVHEDLLKIQQDLSIRSARIERLTIARRAVAVGRSARELPRSSSVHLVVVMRGAFLLAPSDDVVFQPDDIVVLIGPESELSSCATWFTSQRS, encoded by the coding sequence ATGACTTTTGAGATCATTGATCGTATTCGTAAAGAACTCTTCATCACCGGCAGCGCGCTGTATGAAATCGTCCTTGCCGTTTCGGAGCGTGTCAATCGCAAGATTCAGATTATTCGCCTTCATTGGCAGGCCTCGACTTTTCTTGAGCGAATCGATGGGATCGCCATGGAAACGGGTCGGCAGTTGGCTGATCATCTGACTCGTTCTCGCTTCACAAATGGAGAACACTCCGTTCTTGCAGCCATGGACGCCATACTGACCCGTTCAATGACCCAGGTTCATGGTCTTAAGCAAGCCTTGCTGCAGATCGATACCCGAATCCGCGACTTGAAACTTGAAGCTGTTCATGAAGATTTGCTCAAAATACAACAGGATCTAAGCATTCGCTCGGCAAGAATCGAACGACTGACTATCGCCCGTCGTGCTGTGGCGGTCGGCCGATCCGCTCGTGAATTGCCTCGTTCATCGTCTGTCCATCTCGTCGTGGTGATGCGCGGGGCATTTCTTTTGGCGCCGTCGGATGATGTGGTGTTTCAACCCGATGATATCGTGGTGTTGATCGGTCCGGAGTCCGAACTGTCTTCGTGTGCGACATGGTTCACCAGTCAGCGGTCGTAA
- a CDS encoding polysaccharide deacetylase family protein: MTGILIGWWVWTDPSALMTLQGHRMVVVPGLSGPSIPSVLSDERPTPWSRYAEGEVHRLAVLLTDPRSNWLELVHGLKAKGIPFVLTDQPERALLHRVILVYPILSGKVLSREAIQRLAAHPRQGGTLIVCGPTGGGLEEVFGIQEASESRSPNALLFHDEPWLLRGGAPDRHWTIPLRHPAGVDPPIRVTAYRPSTATVLASYEDGLAGIVQRAIGSGWAMAVGVDIGYLLWRGHTLRAEGFSGSFNNRFTPATDGLLLLLETVYRRGEPWAVTLDPTPEGRTMTVLLTHDVDAQTSMRNALIFAKEEQARGVRGTFFIQTKYIRDFNDEVFLTDQWIADMRALAAMGMEIGSHTVAHSKVFDRFPMGTGTEQYPDYRPIVTNRLAARGVTVLGELRVSKFLLEALAPGVTVRSFRAGELAYPLGLPQALVAAGYHYNSTATANTALTHLPYRLMKDRMDLVEVGAYEFPVAVEDEELPPLGERLPDALKLAEQMNRYGGVLTVLIHPNILDHKLRFEVGLIEALKPSAWIGVLDEFGAWWRGRDHVEVDVLETNDGFRLRLTAQEPVSGLTVLLPLSCTTKGQDAVPSPRPWTSTAVVVSLERGAQRVISLDGCRQAGRREA, encoded by the coding sequence ATGACCGGGATCCTGATCGGCTGGTGGGTCTGGACCGATCCGTCAGCGCTGATGACCTTGCAGGGTCATCGCATGGTGGTGGTGCCGGGGTTGTCCGGGCCCTCCATCCCCTCCGTTCTTTCTGATGAGCGACCCACCCCCTGGTCTCGGTACGCAGAGGGCGAGGTCCATCGGTTGGCTGTGTTGTTGACCGATCCTCGGTCCAACTGGTTGGAGCTGGTTCACGGGTTGAAGGCCAAGGGGATTCCCTTTGTGCTGACCGATCAGCCAGAACGGGCCCTTCTCCACCGGGTGATTCTGGTCTACCCGATCCTCTCGGGAAAGGTCTTGAGTCGTGAGGCGATCCAACGGTTGGCGGCCCATCCACGACAGGGCGGCACCCTTATCGTGTGTGGGCCGACCGGTGGCGGTCTTGAAGAGGTGTTCGGCATCCAAGAGGCTTCGGAAAGTCGGTCACCAAACGCGCTACTCTTTCACGATGAGCCCTGGTTGTTGCGGGGAGGCGCTCCTGACCGGCACTGGACGATTCCACTGCGCCACCCGGCTGGGGTCGATCCACCGATCAGGGTGACTGCGTACCGGCCGTCAACAGCCACGGTGTTGGCTTCGTATGAAGACGGGCTGGCCGGCATCGTCCAACGGGCAATTGGCTCGGGCTGGGCGATGGCGGTGGGCGTCGATATCGGGTACCTGTTGTGGCGCGGGCATACGTTACGGGCCGAAGGCTTTTCTGGATCGTTTAACAACCGATTTACTCCGGCGACTGATGGGCTTTTGCTGTTGCTGGAAACTGTCTATCGCCGAGGCGAGCCGTGGGCCGTCACGCTTGATCCGACGCCCGAGGGTCGGACCATGACCGTCTTGTTGACGCACGATGTGGATGCCCAAACGTCCATGCGCAACGCCCTGATCTTTGCCAAGGAAGAGCAGGCTCGTGGAGTGCGCGGAACCTTTTTTATTCAAACGAAGTACATCCGCGATTTCAATGACGAAGTCTTTTTGACCGATCAGTGGATCGCGGATATGAGAGCCTTGGCCGCCATGGGGATGGAGATCGGCAGCCACACGGTGGCCCACTCAAAGGTGTTTGATCGGTTTCCGATGGGAACAGGAACGGAGCAGTACCCTGATTATCGGCCGATTGTCACGAACCGATTGGCTGCGCGGGGCGTGACCGTGCTGGGGGAACTGCGGGTGAGCAAGTTTCTGCTGGAGGCCCTGGCGCCTGGTGTCACGGTCCGGTCGTTTCGTGCGGGAGAGCTGGCGTATCCGCTTGGTCTGCCTCAGGCGTTGGTCGCGGCGGGGTATCACTACAACTCGACGGCGACGGCCAACACGGCCTTGACCCACTTGCCATACCGGTTAATGAAGGACCGGATGGATCTGGTGGAGGTGGGCGCGTATGAATTCCCTGTCGCGGTCGAAGACGAAGAACTGCCGCCGCTCGGCGAGCGGTTGCCCGACGCCTTGAAACTGGCCGAACAGATGAATCGATACGGCGGGGTCCTGACGGTGCTCATTCACCCTAACATTCTCGATCACAAGTTGCGATTTGAGGTGGGATTGATCGAGGCGCTGAAGCCAAGCGCCTGGATCGGCGTGCTCGATGAGTTTGGAGCCTGGTGGAGGGGGCGGGATCACGTCGAGGTGGATGTCCTGGAAACCAACGACGGCTTTCGTCTGCGGCTCACTGCGCAGGAACCCGTCTCTGGCTTGACCGTGCTCTTGCCCTTGTCTTGCACCACCAAGGGACAAGATGCCGTGCCATCTCCACGGCCCTGGACCTCAACCGCCGTGGTGGTGTCGTTGGAACGAGGCGCTCAGCGAGTGATTTCTTTGGATGGCTGCCGACAAGCAGGTCGCCGTGAGGCCTGA
- a CDS encoding ABC transporter permease, translated as MKILSIALNTFRENLRDKLLYNLLIFALLMIGSSIIISKLTLGDFDRLMIDIGLASVNFFGVLIAIFIGIGLVSKEIDKKTIYTIVSKPVARYEFLLGKYLGLLITLLVNTTVMTIGLLVVLWARNVAVDGLLFQAVGMIFVEFMVITAVALLFSTFTSTTLSAIFTLAIYVIGHLTPDLKTFGEKMDELGQAVMNGLYYVLPNLERFNLKGHVIHHLQLASADLALIVLYGLAYATFLLVVAGLIFERRDFR; from the coding sequence ATGAAGATCCTGTCGATCGCGCTGAACACGTTTCGTGAAAATCTGCGGGATAAGCTGCTCTACAATCTGTTGATCTTTGCGCTGCTCATGATCGGCAGCTCGATCATCATCTCGAAACTCACGCTGGGCGATTTCGATCGGCTGATGATCGACATCGGCTTGGCGAGCGTGAACTTCTTCGGCGTGTTGATCGCCATCTTCATCGGTATCGGACTGGTCAGCAAGGAGATCGACAAGAAGACGATCTACACGATCGTGTCGAAGCCGGTGGCCCGCTATGAATTTCTGCTGGGCAAGTATCTGGGGCTCTTGATCACGTTGCTCGTCAACACCACGGTCATGACGATCGGCCTGTTGGTCGTCTTGTGGGCGAGGAACGTGGCGGTGGACGGTCTCTTGTTTCAAGCGGTGGGAATGATCTTTGTCGAGTTCATGGTCATCACGGCGGTGGCGCTGCTGTTTTCAACCTTTACGAGCACGACCCTGAGCGCGATCTTCACCTTGGCGATCTATGTGATCGGCCACCTGACGCCGGATCTCAAAACCTTCGGTGAAAAGATGGACGAGCTGGGACAGGCGGTCATGAATGGCCTCTACTATGTCCTCCCCAATCTTGAACGGTTCAACCTCAAGGGGCATGTGATCCACCATCTCCAGCTCGCGAGCGCCGATCTCGCCCTGATCGTGCTGTATGGCCTGGCCTATGCCACGTTTCTGCTCGTGGTCGCTGGTCTCATCTTTGAGCGACGCGACTTCCGCTGA
- a CDS encoding Do family serine endopeptidase: MVRLLAIAFLTAVMGLSSVTYAPAEQTAAGTLRTELPGIRLLEEIQTVITNLAEEVKPSVVNLFPVPSGGRPRDGVKTPAPNGPGSGSGFIVDSDGYIITNHHVIGDAVEVEVRFADKSKLVAQVIGRDPDTDLALLKVAADRPLPSARFGDSSSVKVGQWVLAVGNPFGLDRTVTLGVVSGIGRENINLSRYENFIQTDASINPGNSGGPLFNLHGEVIGINTAIINFAQGIGFAIPSNMAKQVIEQLQAKGKVERGWLGIGIQPLTPELAKQFGVSEHEGVLVNEVFDGDPASVAGMKPGDIIISLNGILVDSPNRLSRLIGTLSPGSTAKIEVVRDRARIVLNVPLTAKRDGPVAAALPQAKGEGRLGLGVQDLTPALAEKFNLKETQGVLIAQVESGGLAHAEGLREGDLIKEINRLAVLTAQDFNEALGRIRRGDSVLLRVLREGQAFYVVLKVTE, encoded by the coding sequence ATGGTTAGACTTTTAGCGATCGCCTTCCTCACGGCTGTGATGGGGCTGTCTTCTGTCACATACGCCCCTGCGGAACAAACAGCCGCCGGCACGTTACGAACCGAACTGCCCGGTATTCGCTTGCTGGAAGAAATCCAAACCGTCATTACCAATCTGGCGGAAGAAGTGAAACCTTCGGTCGTGAATCTTTTCCCGGTCCCCTCCGGGGGGCGCCCGCGCGATGGAGTCAAGACGCCGGCTCCGAATGGGCCTGGGTCGGGGTCCGGCTTTATTGTCGATAGTGACGGATACATCATTACGAATCACCATGTGATCGGCGATGCCGTTGAAGTCGAGGTTCGGTTTGCGGACAAAAGCAAACTGGTCGCTCAAGTGATCGGCAGAGATCCGGACACGGATTTAGCCCTTCTCAAGGTCGCGGCGGACCGGCCGCTGCCCAGCGCTCGGTTCGGCGATTCTTCTTCCGTTAAAGTCGGACAATGGGTCCTTGCCGTAGGCAATCCTTTCGGTCTTGACCGTACGGTCACATTGGGGGTCGTGAGCGGCATAGGGCGGGAAAACATCAATTTGTCTCGATACGAAAACTTCATTCAAACCGATGCGTCGATCAATCCCGGCAATTCCGGTGGGCCCCTTTTCAATCTTCATGGTGAAGTCATCGGCATCAACACGGCGATCATTAACTTCGCTCAAGGCATCGGTTTTGCCATTCCGTCGAACATGGCGAAGCAGGTCATTGAGCAGCTTCAGGCCAAGGGGAAAGTCGAGCGTGGGTGGCTTGGAATCGGCATTCAGCCGCTGACGCCGGAGTTGGCGAAGCAATTCGGCGTATCCGAACACGAAGGCGTGCTGGTCAACGAAGTGTTCGACGGCGATCCCGCCTCCGTCGCGGGCATGAAACCGGGAGACATCATCATCAGTCTCAATGGAATTCTGGTGGATTCGCCCAATCGCCTCTCACGGTTGATCGGCACGCTCTCTCCGGGCAGCACCGCAAAAATCGAGGTGGTCCGAGACCGTGCGCGCATCGTTCTGAACGTTCCCTTGACCGCGAAGCGCGACGGCCCCGTGGCCGCCGCGCTGCCTCAAGCCAAGGGAGAGGGCAGACTCGGGCTGGGTGTCCAAGACTTGACCCCGGCATTGGCGGAGAAGTTCAACCTGAAGGAGACCCAGGGCGTCCTTATCGCCCAGGTGGAAAGCGGCGGCCTTGCTCACGCCGAGGGCTTACGCGAAGGCGATTTGATCAAGGAGATAAATCGCCTTGCGGTGTTGACCGCGCAAGACTTTAACGAAGCGCTCGGTCGGATTCGTCGCGGCGATTCGGTTCTCCTCCGAGTTTTGCGCGAGGGACAAGCGTTCTACGTCGTGCTCAAAGTGACCGAGTAA
- a CDS encoding Spy/CpxP family protein refolding chaperone: MKPIMSGIVSCVATAAVVLTCGVAGSWANEPGYGYGGHGKMGGYGKSFMHGGTGHLIRHLLKHEKDIGLTPDQVAKLKDLQLALDKARIKAEADIQITEREIKALTEDEKADLAAIEAKLKQSADQRVALRLTALKMKRDVLNLLTPEQREKEKTEHEKVLREHGKSSYGGPHGGGSYGAYPHGKKNPHEGMGGHPPVPPTEMSVQ; the protein is encoded by the coding sequence ATGAAACCGATCATGAGTGGAATCGTATCCTGCGTCGCAACGGCGGCGGTGGTGCTGACCTGCGGGGTCGCCGGTTCGTGGGCCAACGAACCGGGCTATGGCTACGGCGGTCACGGCAAAATGGGCGGATACGGCAAATCGTTCATGCACGGAGGGACCGGGCATCTGATTCGCCACCTGCTGAAACACGAAAAAGACATCGGATTGACGCCTGATCAAGTGGCCAAGTTGAAAGACCTCCAATTGGCCCTCGACAAGGCGCGGATTAAGGCCGAGGCCGACATCCAAATCACCGAGCGAGAGATCAAAGCTCTGACCGAAGATGAAAAAGCCGACCTTGCCGCCATCGAAGCGAAGCTGAAACAAAGCGCCGACCAGCGGGTGGCGCTCCGTCTGACCGCCCTCAAAATGAAGAGAGACGTGTTGAATCTGTTGACACCGGAGCAGCGCGAAAAAGAAAAGACGGAGCATGAAAAGGTCTTGCGGGAGCACGGCAAATCCTCCTATGGAGGCCCGCACGGCGGTGGCTCATACGGCGCCTATCCTCATGGGAAGAAAAATCCGCATGAGGGAATGGGGGGACACCCGCCCGTCCCACCGACCGAGATGTCCGTCCAGTAA
- a CDS encoding ABC transporter ATP-binding protein — protein sequence MTDCGDAVIQIQDLTKVFRVGFWGRKVTAVDRVSLAVQRGEVFGFLGPNGAGKTTTLKMLMGLIYPTSGRATIFGHPIGAPQAKAKLGFLPESPYFYDYLTGAEFLRFYGHLFGLRGTALSKRIDELLDTVGMAHARDLQLRKFSKGMLQRVGIAQALINDPELVVLDEPMSGLDPIGRKEVRDLILRLKEAGKTVLFSSHILHDAELLCDRVAMIMKGRLVACGPVSDLLAGGSTHEVELVIERLMPEALERIRPFAKKVVVQGEQVLVVLASQHDVNHAIDVVRSVKGHVVSLTPHRASLEDLFIREAKSAKQPVEVAA from the coding sequence ATGACGGACTGTGGGGATGCGGTTATTCAAATCCAAGACTTGACGAAGGTATTTCGCGTCGGCTTTTGGGGTCGCAAGGTGACGGCGGTGGATCGGGTGTCGCTGGCCGTGCAGCGAGGCGAGGTGTTCGGCTTTCTGGGCCCCAACGGGGCGGGAAAGACGACCACGCTCAAGATGCTGATGGGCTTGATCTATCCCACGAGCGGGCGGGCCACGATCTTCGGCCATCCGATCGGCGCGCCGCAAGCCAAGGCCAAGCTGGGATTTCTGCCGGAGTCGCCCTATTTTTATGACTATCTCACCGGGGCGGAGTTCTTGCGGTTTTATGGGCATCTGTTCGGGCTGCGCGGCACGGCCCTGAGCAAGAGAATCGACGAGCTGCTCGACACGGTGGGGATGGCCCATGCGCGGGATCTCCAGTTGCGCAAGTTTTCCAAGGGCATGTTGCAGCGGGTGGGGATTGCCCAAGCCTTGATCAATGATCCGGAACTGGTGGTGTTGGATGAGCCGATGTCGGGCCTCGATCCGATCGGGCGGAAAGAGGTGCGAGACCTGATTTTGCGGCTGAAAGAAGCGGGCAAGACCGTGCTCTTTAGCTCGCACATTTTGCATGATGCCGAATTGCTCTGTGATCGAGTGGCCATGATCATGAAGGGGCGGTTGGTGGCCTGTGGGCCGGTGTCCGACCTGTTGGCCGGCGGCTCGACCCATGAGGTGGAACTAGTGATCGAGCGGCTCATGCCGGAGGCGCTGGAGCGGATCAGGCCCTTTGCGAAAAAAGTGGTGGTTCAAGGCGAGCAGGTGCTGGTGGTGCTGGCGAGCCAACATGATGTGAACCATGCGATTGATGTGGTCCGCTCGGTGAAGGGCCACGTGGTGTCGCTCACGCCGCACCGGGCGTCGCTCGAAGATCTGTTCATCCGCGAGGCCAAGAGCGCGAAGCAGCCGGTGGAGGTGGCGGCCTGA
- the ilvD gene encoding dihydroxy-acid dehydratase: MPKELKLKSHDLLVGPSRAPARAMLKAVGFTDDDLAKPIVGVANTWIEVMPCNYHLRRLSERVKAGIRAAGGTPIEYNTIAVSDGISMGTEGMRASLISREVIADSIELVARGHLFDAVVALSGCDKTIPGTVMALARLNLPSLMLYGGSIMPGRFQGHDVTIQDVFEAVGKHAAGKMTDGELKDLEDHACPGPGACGGQFTANTMAIAFEFLGISPMGRNGVPAMDGRKDDVAFECGKLVMDLIKNDLRPRRIITRKSIENAIAAVATTGGSTNAVLHLLAIAREASIKLGIDDFDKINRKVPLLADLKPGGRFTAADLYAAGGTTLVAKRLLDAGLLHGDQPTVTGRTIGQEAESAAETPGQTVVRPLSDPIKPTGGLVILKGNLAPEGCVVKVAGHSIMKFQGPAKVFDREEDAFVAVKAGHIKAGDVVVIRYEGPAGGPGMREMLGVTAAIVGAGLGDSVALLTDGRFSGATHGLMAGHVAPEAAKGGPIAAVKNGDLITFDVPKRRLDIMLTKKEIAARLKKIKQPVPRYTSGVMAKYARHVSSASEGAVTS, encoded by the coding sequence ATGCCGAAAGAACTGAAGCTCAAGAGCCATGATCTGTTGGTCGGTCCATCGAGGGCGCCGGCTCGAGCGATGCTGAAAGCGGTGGGATTCACCGATGACGATCTGGCAAAGCCCATCGTCGGAGTGGCCAATACCTGGATCGAGGTGATGCCGTGCAATTACCATCTCCGACGGCTGTCGGAACGGGTCAAAGCCGGCATTCGTGCTGCGGGCGGCACCCCGATCGAATACAACACCATCGCCGTGTCGGACGGAATTTCAATGGGCACGGAGGGGATGAGAGCCTCGCTGATCAGCCGGGAAGTCATCGCCGACTCAATCGAATTGGTGGCGCGCGGGCACTTGTTTGACGCGGTGGTGGCCCTTTCCGGCTGTGACAAGACGATACCGGGAACGGTCATGGCGCTGGCCCGTTTAAATCTTCCCTCGCTCATGCTGTATGGCGGTTCGATCATGCCCGGGCGATTTCAAGGTCACGACGTGACGATTCAGGACGTGTTCGAGGCCGTCGGTAAACACGCCGCCGGCAAGATGACCGACGGTGAGTTGAAAGATCTCGAGGATCATGCCTGTCCGGGACCCGGCGCCTGCGGCGGGCAGTTCACGGCCAATACCATGGCGATCGCGTTTGAATTCCTCGGCATCTCGCCGATGGGCCGTAACGGCGTCCCCGCCATGGACGGTCGAAAAGACGACGTTGCCTTTGAATGCGGCAAACTGGTGATGGATCTGATAAAAAACGACCTGCGGCCTCGCCGGATCATCACCAGAAAGTCCATAGAAAACGCCATCGCGGCCGTCGCCACCACGGGTGGATCGACGAATGCCGTGTTGCATCTGCTCGCCATCGCGCGAGAAGCCAGCATCAAACTTGGCATCGATGATTTCGACAAGATCAATAGGAAGGTGCCGTTGCTGGCGGATCTGAAGCCGGGCGGCCGGTTTACCGCCGCTGATCTCTACGCGGCGGGCGGAACGACGCTGGTCGCCAAGCGGCTGCTGGATGCCGGTCTCCTCCACGGCGATCAACCGACCGTGACAGGACGTACGATCGGACAAGAGGCCGAAAGCGCGGCCGAGACACCGGGCCAAACGGTAGTCCGTCCCCTGTCCGATCCGATCAAGCCGACCGGCGGACTGGTCATCTTAAAGGGCAATCTGGCCCCGGAAGGCTGTGTGGTCAAGGTGGCGGGCCATTCCATCATGAAATTCCAGGGACCGGCCAAAGTCTTCGATCGAGAGGAAGACGCCTTCGTCGCCGTCAAGGCGGGACACATCAAAGCGGGCGACGTCGTGGTGATTCGTTACGAAGGACCGGCCGGAGGGCCAGGCATGCGCGAGATGTTGGGTGTCACGGCCGCCATCGTCGGCGCCGGGCTTGGTGATTCCGTGGCCCTGTTGACCGATGGGCGATTTTCAGGGGCGACGCACGGGCTCATGGCCGGTCACGTGGCGCCGGAAGCCGCCAAGGGCGGGCCGATCGCCGCGGTCAAAAACGGTGATCTCATTACGTTTGACGTTCCCAAACGGCGGCTGGACATAATGCTGACAAAAAAAGAGATCGCGGCACGGCTCAAAAAAATCAAACAACCTGTTCCCCGCTATACTTCCGGCGTCATGGCGAAATACGCGAGGCACGTCTCATCGGCATCGGAGGGCGCCGTGACAAGCTGA